In Mercurialis annua linkage group LG5, ddMerAnnu1.2, whole genome shotgun sequence, a single genomic region encodes these proteins:
- the LOC126682464 gene encoding putative disease resistance protein RGA1, translating to MAGVGEAFLSAAFQVAIEKLATPILAEFGCRLGVEKDLKRLGRTLSKIKAVLNDAESKRISDSFVQSWLNDLKEVAYDAEDLLDEFSTEAFRYNQQKKVTKLLSAPKKFIFKAGLAPKIKEINERLDEIAKERDDLGLKEGVGVSWTDTRDKESLQTSSLIDESRVFGRTDDVKTLVELLVSDKNCGNDVGIVPIVGMGGLGKTTLAQLVFNDSSVVEHFAVKVWICVSDDFNVRKLTKSILECIERKNCDLVDLDTLQTSLRDKLRGKKFLIVLDDVWNEKERDWEVLRLPFRAGALGSKIIVTTRSEKVALIMGTSHPYRLDVLSFKDCWLLFKQRAFVDGNECAHPNLIPIGEEIVKKCRGLPLAAKALGGVLHAKTEVTEWEMIMKNDIWELEEEENGILPALRLSYDQLPAHLKQCFIYCSIFPKDYNLDKEDLVLLWMAEGFVHPKGRRRMEDVASDYFDDLWLRSFFQQSKTYDLSKFIMHDLIHDLAQSTAGEICFRLEGDKVQNIPEKARYLSVLMDTFKSATFEALHTAKSLRTMLLLCNKTSSQVSNVKVPHDLLCSLKCLRSLDMSRIAINDVSDLVGDLLHMRYLDLSHTEITELPESVCNLCNLQTLILANCNKLIALPKGTKNLVNLRHLNLTGCWHLKSMPPSFGKLTSLQRLHRFVVGKGDDCGISELKDMNELRAALCIDRVEDVLNIEDAKEASLKSKQHIRKLVLRWSRSRYSGGTIDEKLLECLEPHINLKELTVDVYPGTRFPNWMGSSLLSHLESIEFIHCNYCKTLPPLGQLPFLKSLTIYMMQEVERIGREFYGEGKIKGFQALKKLKLGDMRSLEGWLEIDKGEFPVLEELSLLNCPNVTNIPKFPAVKDFLLDNCHEKVLRSVHFLTSLSSLKILNFRNLDLLPDGLLRPLTELKELKIQHFYRLKVLPEEVGLRELKSVQRLEILCCPKLESFAEKGLPCKLQYLSIGMCNNMKDLPRGLEKLPSLQELNITKCPRLSSFPDEKLPGSLKNLRISACANLEYLPTGLYELANLEYLSIQSCQKLPGLPDSGLPSTLRTLSIMECAALEERCAEGGEDWPKIQHIPEKHIRLH from the coding sequence ATGGCTGGAGTAGGAGAGGCTTTTCTTTCTGCTGCTTTCCAGGTAGCTATTGAAAAACTGGCTACACCAATCTTGGCGGAATTTGGGTGCCGTCTTGGTGTTGAAAAAGATCTGAAAAGACTGGGCAGAACCCTTTCAAAAATCAAGGCTGTGCTGAATGATGCTGAATCGAAGCGGATCAGTGACAGTTTTGTCCAGAGTTGGCTTAATGACCTCAAAGAAGTAGCCTATGATGCAGAGGATCTGCTGGATGAGTTCTCTACTGAAGCTTTTCGGTACAACCAGCAGAAAAAGGTAACTAAATTGCTCTCTGCACCcaaaaagtttatatttaaaGCTGGGTTAGCTCCAAAGATAAAGGAAATAAATGAGAGGCTAGATGAAATTGCAAAAGAAAGAGATGATCTTGGTTTGAAAGAGGGAGTGGGTGTAAGCTGGACAGATACAAGGGACAAGGAGAGTTTGCAGACTAGTTCTTTGATCGATGAGTCTCGTGTTTTTGGTAGGACAGATGATGTGAAGACGTTAGTAGAGCTGTTAGTGTCTGACAAAAACTGCGGAAATGATGTGGGTATTGTTCCGATTGTAGGCATGGGAGGCCTAGGGAAAACAACACTTGCTCAGCTTGTTTTCAATGATTCCTCAGTGGTTGAGCATTTTGCTGTGAAAGTATGGATTTGTGTCTCCGATGACTTCAATGTTCGAAAACTCACTAAATCGATTTTGGAATGCATCGAAAGGAAAAACTGCGATCTTGTGGATTTGGATACTCTTCAAACCAGCCTTCGAGACAAATTAAGGGGGAAGAAGTTTCTCATTGTTCTTGATGACGTGTGGAATGAGAAAGAAAGAGACTGGGAGGTTCTGCGTCTTCCTTTCAGAGCCGGAGCATTGGGGAGTAAAATCATTGTAACCACTCGAAGCGAAAAGGTTGCATTAATCATGGGCACATCTCATCCGTACCGTTTAGATGTTCTATCTTTCAAAGATTGCTGGTTATTGTTCAAACAAAGGGCATTTGTAGATGGGAATGAGTGTGCTCATCCAAACTTAATACCGATCGGTGAGGAAATTGTGAAGAAATGTCGAGGTTTACCGTTGGCAGCAAAGGCGCTAGGAGGGGTTCTGCATGCAAAAACTGAAGTTACCGAGTGGGAGATGATCATGAAAAATGACATATGGGAGCTGGAAGAGGAAGAAAACGGAATCTTACCGGCTTTGAGGCTAAGTTACGATCAACTTCCAGCACATCTTAAGCAGTGTTTTATATACTGCTCCATATTTCCAAAGGATTATAACTTGGATAAAGAAGATTTAGTGTTGCTGTGGATGGCAGAGGGCTTTGTTCATCCCAAGGGACGGAGACGAATGGAAGATGTTGCATCGGATTATTTTGATGATCTGTGGCTGAGATCTTTCTTTCAACAATCCAAGACCTATGATCTCTCTAAATTTATTATGCATGATTTGATTCATGACCTGGCACAATCTACAGCTGGGGAAATTTGCTTCAGATTGGAGGGTGACAAAGTGCAGAACATCCCGGAAAAGGCTCGGTATTTATCAGTGTTAATGGACACATTTAAATCAGCAACATTTGAGGCTTTGCATACAGCAAAAAGCTTGCGGACGATGCTGCTTCTTTGCAATAAAACATCATCACAGGTCTCTAATGTGAAGGTTCCCCATGATTTGCTATGCTCTTTGAAATGCTTACGTTCGTTGGATATGAGTCGCATAGCGATAAATGATGTTTCGGATTTAGTAGGAGATCTGTTGCATATGAGGTACCTTGACCTCTCCCACACTGAAATTACGGAACTGCCTGAATCAGTCTGCAACCTCTGCAACTTGCAGACTCTAATTCTCGCGAATTGTAACAAGCTTATTGCTTTACCGAAAGGTACGAAAAACTTAGTGAATTTGAGGCATCTTAATCTGACAGGATGCTGGCATCTCAAATCGATGCCACCGTCATTTGGGAAACTCACTTCTTTGCAAAGGCTGCATAGATTTGTTGTCGGAAAAGGAGATGATTGCGGAATAAGTGAATTGAAGGATATGAATGAACTTCGGGCAGCACTTTGCATTGATAGGGTTGAAGATGTTCTTAATATTGAAGATGCAAAGGAGGCTAGCTTGAAGAGCAAGCAACATATACGCAAGCTAGTACTGAGGTGGAGTAGAAGTCGATATTCAGGGGGCACCATTGATGAGAAATTGCTCGAATGTCTTGAACCTCATATCAACCTTAAAGAATTAACCGTTGATGTATATCCTGGAACCAGATTCCCGAATTGGATGGGAAGCTCACTGCTTTCTCATCTGGAGAGTATTGAATTCATACATTGTAACTATTGCAAAACCCTCCCTCCTCTCGGTCAATTACCATTTCTCAAAAGTCTAACCATTTATATGATGCAAGAAGTCGAAAGAATTGGACGCGAGTTCTATGGAGAGGGTAAGATAAAGGGGTTCCAGGCCCTGAAGAAATTGAAGCTCGGAGACATGAGAAGTTTGGAGGGATGGCTAGAGATCGACAAGGGGGAGTTCCCAGTGCTTGAGGAGCTCTCTCTTCTAAACTGCCCTAATGTCACCAATATTCCTAAATTTCCAGCAGTGAAAGATTTCTTGCTAGATAATTGTCATGAAAAAGTATTGAGATCAGTACATTTTCTCACATCTCTATCCTCGTTGAAGATTTTGAACTTCCgaaatttagatttgttaccTGATGGTCTTCTTCGACCATTGACTGAACTGAAAGAACTCAAGATTCAGCACTTTTACCGGCTTAAGGTGTTGCCAGAAGAGGTTGGGTTGCGAGAGCTGAAGTCCGTCCAGCGCTTGGAGATATTATGCTGTCCGAAACTTGAGTCATTTGCAGAAAAGGGGCTTCCTTGTAAGCTGCAATATCTGTCAATCGGCATGTGCAATAATATGAAGGATCTCCCGAGAGGACTGGAAAAGTTACCATCTCTTCAAGAGCTGAACATTACAAAGTGTCCGAGATTATCTTCTTTTCCAGACGAGAAGCTTCCGGGATCGCTCAAGAATTTGAGAATTTCAGCATGTGCAAACCTTGAATATCTTCCTACAGGTCTCTATGAACTCGCAAATCTTGAGTATTTATCAATACAGTCTTGCCAGAAACTACCAGGTTTGCCGGATTCAGGGTTACCCTCGACCCTTCGTACGCTATCCATCATGGAGTGTGCAGCATTGGAAGAAAGGTGTGCAGAAGGTGGTGAAGACTGGCCAAAGATACAACATATTCCTGAAAAACATATTAGACTCCATTGA